One genomic region from Ornithinicoccus hortensis encodes:
- a CDS encoding GNAT family N-acetyltransferase, whose translation MDIRPCAPEDLTALDRHWRSGTVHAAHLRAQESGSATFLVAWDGAEPLGSGMVQWSGPAGEAAATAYPGAVEINHLQVRPEHQGAGVGTALIRYAEQLVRDRGRHLVAVGVAVDNPGAERLYTRLGYRRTGVEDVTEYDWVDEQGSTHHAVERDMLLVKELGADGD comes from the coding sequence ATGGACATCCGCCCCTGCGCTCCCGAAGACCTGACCGCCCTCGACCGGCACTGGCGCTCCGGCACGGTCCACGCCGCGCACCTGCGGGCGCAGGAGTCGGGGTCGGCCACCTTCCTGGTGGCCTGGGACGGTGCGGAGCCGCTCGGGTCGGGGATGGTGCAGTGGTCCGGCCCGGCGGGTGAGGCGGCGGCCACGGCATACCCCGGCGCGGTGGAGATCAACCACCTGCAGGTGCGCCCCGAGCACCAGGGGGCCGGCGTCGGCACCGCACTGATCCGGTATGCCGAGCAGCTCGTCCGCGACCGCGGCCGGCACCTGGTCGCCGTCGGGGTGGCGGTCGACAACCCGGGCGCGGAGCGTCTCTACACGCGGCTGGGATACCGGAGGACGGGGGTAGAGGACGTCACCGAGTACGACTGGGTGGACGAGCAGGGGAGCACCCACCACGCCGTGGAACGCGACATGCTGCTGGTCAAGGAGCTCGGCGCGGACGGGGACTGA
- a CDS encoding alpha/beta hydrolase family protein → MTTVIERDTVIPTEDGRELAGRWFEPASDPVGVVVIAPAMATPGRFYRSFATWLSEQGLRTLTFDLRGVGGSARGHVRAESADMLRWAGDAAAALRHARDHADGLPISWVGHSLGGQVLPFVDHEDLAGAVLVATGSGYWRLAPPRLRRTVPLLWYAVAPVTSRLLGYFPGRRLRMVGDLPAGVMLQWARWCRHPDYIASESVEVRERFATVRTPIVALAFTDDSMMSRGSLDSLLRWYRRTTPRVVESSPEDLGVGPIGHFGLFRSGSRPLWDTLVLPHLATTHAPARPVPAGPGQ, encoded by the coding sequence ATGACGACTGTCATAGAGCGCGACACCGTGATCCCCACCGAGGACGGCCGCGAGCTGGCCGGCCGCTGGTTCGAGCCGGCCTCCGACCCGGTGGGCGTGGTCGTCATCGCCCCGGCCATGGCCACACCCGGCCGGTTCTACCGCAGCTTCGCCACCTGGTTGTCCGAGCAGGGCCTGCGCACCCTGACCTTCGACCTGCGCGGGGTCGGCGGGTCGGCCCGCGGACACGTCCGCGCGGAGTCCGCCGACATGCTGCGCTGGGCCGGCGACGCCGCGGCCGCGTTGCGGCACGCCCGCGACCACGCCGACGGGCTCCCGATCAGCTGGGTCGGCCACAGCCTCGGCGGTCAGGTCCTCCCGTTCGTGGACCACGAGGACCTCGCCGGCGCGGTGCTCGTGGCCACCGGCAGCGGCTACTGGCGGCTGGCTCCCCCACGACTGCGCCGGACCGTGCCGCTGCTCTGGTATGCCGTCGCGCCGGTCACCAGCCGGCTGCTCGGCTACTTCCCGGGCCGGCGGTTGCGGATGGTGGGCGACCTTCCCGCCGGTGTGATGCTGCAGTGGGCCCGGTGGTGCCGGCACCCCGACTACATCGCCAGCGAATCCGTGGAGGTGCGGGAGCGGTTCGCCACCGTGCGCACCCCGATCGTCGCCCTGGCCTTCACCGACGACTCGATGATGTCGCGCGGCTCGCTGGACTCGCTGCTGCGCTGGTACCGCCGCACCACGCCCCGGGTCGTCGAGTCCTCCCCGGAGGACCTCGGCGTGGGCCCGATCGGCCACTTCGGGCTGTTCCGGTCCGGGAGCCGGCCCCTGTGGGACACCCTCGTGCTCCCCCACCTGGCCACGACCCACGCGCCGGCGCGACCCGTCCCCGCCGGGCCCGGACAATAG